The following coding sequences are from one Sciurus carolinensis chromosome 11, mSciCar1.2, whole genome shotgun sequence window:
- the LOC124960213 gene encoding alpha-1,3-mannosyl-glycoprotein 2-beta-N-acetylglucosaminyltransferase-like, with protein sequence MLKKQSAGLVLWGTILFVAWNALLLLFFWTCPVPGRPPSDSAFDDDPASLTREVTRLAQDAEVELERQRWLLQQIREHHALWSQQWRVPTVAPPARSHVPVTPPPDVIPILVIACDRSTVQRCLDKLLYYQPSAEHFPIIVSQDCGHEETAQVIASYGSAVTHIRQPDLSNIAVQPDHRKFQGYYKIARHYRWALGQIFHEFKFPAAVVVEDDLEVAPDFFEYFQATYPLLRDEPSLWCVSAWNDNGKEQMVDSSKPELLYRTDFFPGLGWLLLAELWDELEPKWPKAFWDDWMRQPEQRKGRACVRPEISRTMTFGHKGVSHGQFFDQHLKFIKLNQQFVPFTQLDLSYLQQETYDQVYDFARVYGTPQLQVEKVRTNDRKELGEVRVQYTGRDSFKAFAKALGVMDDLRSGVPRAGYRGIVTFQFRGHRVHLAPPQTWDGYDPSWN encoded by the coding sequence ATGCTGAAGAAGCAGTCTGCAGGGCTTGTGCTGTGGGGCACTATCCTCTTTGTAGCCTGGAACGCCCTGCTGCTCCTCTTCTTCTGGAcatgcccagtgcctggcagGCCGCCCTCGGACAGTGCTTTTGATGATGACCCAGCCAGCCTTACCCGGGAGGTGACCCGCctggctcaggatgctgaggtggAGTTGGAACGTCAGCGGTGGCTATTGCAGCAGATCAGGGAGCACCATGCTTTATGGAGCCAGCAGTGGAGGGTGCCCACTGTGGCACCTCCTGCCCGGTCTCATGTGCCTGTGACCCCACCGCCAGATGTGATCCCCATCCTGGTCATTGCCTGTGACCGCAGCACTGTCCAACGCTGTTTGGACAAGCTGCTGTATTATCAACCCTCAGCTGAGCACTTCCCTATCATTGTCAGCCAGGACTGTGGGCATGAGGAGACAGCCCAGGTCATTGCTTCTTATGGCAGTGCAGTCACGCACATCCGACAGCCTGACCTAAGCAACATTGCTGTGCAACCGGACCACCGCAAGTTCCAGGGCTACTATAAGATCGCCAGGCACTACCGCTGGGCGCTGGGACAGATATTCCATGAGTTCAAGTTCCCAGCAGCTGTGGTGGTGGAGGATGATCTAGAGGTGGCACCAGACTTCTTTGAGTACTTCCAGGCCACTTATCCACTGCTGAGGGATGAACCCTCTCTCTGGTGTGTATCTGCTTGGAATGACAACGGTAAGGAACAGATGGTGGACTCAAGCAAGCCTGAGCTGCTGTACCGCACAGACTTTTTTCCTGGCCTGGGCTGGCTACTGTTGGCTGAATTGTGGGATGAGCTAGAGCCCAAGTGGCCTAAGGCCTTCTGGGACGACTGGATGCGCCAGCCTGAGCAACGGAAGGGCCGGGCCTGTGTGCGCCCTGAGATCTCAAGAACGATGACCTTTGGCCATAAGGGTGTGAGCCACGGGCAGTTTTTTGACCAGCATCTTAAGTTCATCAAGTTGAACCAGCAGTTTGTGCCCTTCACCCAGCTGGACCTGTCATACCTGCAGCAGGAGACCTATGACCAGGTCTATGACTTTGCCCGTGTCTATGGCACTCCTCAGCTACAGGTGGAGAAAGTGAGGACCAATGATCGGAAGGAGCTGGGTGAGGTGCGAGTGCAGTACACAGGCAGGGACAGTTTCAAGGCCTTCGCCAAGGCTCTAGGTGTCATGGATGATCTCAGGTCAGGTGTTCCCAGGGCTGGCTACAGGGGCATTGTCACCTTCCAGTTCCGGGGCCACCGTGTCCACCTGGCACCCCCACAGACTTGGGATGGCTATGATCCTAGCTGGAATTAG
- the LOC124960455 gene encoding olfactory receptor 56A3-like, with translation MAAHQNDTNPTGISDFLLNCFVRSPRWQLWLSLPLSLLFLLAMGANAILLITIRLEASLHEPMYYLLSLLSLLDMVLCLTVIPKVLAIFWFDLRPISFSACFLQMYIMNSFLAMESCTFMVMAFDRYIAICHPLRYPSIITDQFVLKAVIFIVARNIFMCGPIPILSARLHYCRRNVIENCICANMSVSRLSCDDVTLNRLYQFAAGWTMLGSDLILIFLSYFLILRAVLKLRAEGAMAKALSTCGSHFILILFFSTILLVFVLTHVAERKVSPDVPVLLNVLHHVIPAALNPIVYGVRTQEIKQGIQKLLKKGW, from the coding sequence ATGGCAGCACACCAAAACGACACCAACCCCACAGGAATTTCAGACTTCCTTCTGAATTGTTTTGTCAGGTCTCCCCGCTGGCAACTCTGGCTGTCCCTGCCCCTcagcctgctcttcctcctggccATGGGGGCCAATGCTATTCTTCTGATCACCATCCGCCTGGAGGCCTCTCTGCATGAGCCCATGTACTAcctgctcagcctcctctccCTGCTGGACATGGTGCTCTGCCTCACTGTCATCCCCAAGGTCCTGGCCATCTTCTGGTTTGACCTCAGACCCATCAGCTTCTCTGCCTGCTTCCTTCAGATGTATATCATGAATAGCTTCCTAGCCATGGAGTCCTGTACGTTCATGGTCATGGCCTTTGATCGCTATATAGCCATCTGCCACCCACTGAGATACCCTTCCATCATCACAGACCAATTTGTACTCAAGGCTGTCATTTTCATTGTGGCCAGGAACATCTTTATGTGTGGGCCCATCCCCATCCTCTCAGCACGACTCCATTACTGTAGGAGAAATGTCATCGAGAACTGCATCTGTGCCAACATGTCTGTCTCCAGGCTGTCTTGTGATGATGTCACCCTCAATCGCCTTTACCAGTTTGCTGCAGGCTGGACTATGCTGGGATCTGACCTTatcctcatttttctctcttacttCCTCATACTGCGAGCTGTGCTGAAGCTCAGGGCAGAGGGTGCCATGGCCAAAGCCCTTAGCACTTGTGGTTCCCACTTCATCCTCATCCTCTTCTTCAGCACCATCCTTCTGGTCTTTGTCCTCACACATGTGGCTGAGAGGAAGGTCTCCCCTGATGTGCCAGTCTTACTCAATGTCCTCCACCATGTCATCCCTGCAGCCCTGAACCCCATTGTTTATGGGGTGAGGACCCAGGAGATCAAGCAAGGAATCCAGAAATTACTGAAGAAAGGGTGGTAA